In one Vanacampus margaritifer isolate UIUO_Vmar chromosome 11, RoL_Vmar_1.0, whole genome shotgun sequence genomic region, the following are encoded:
- the LOC144059999 gene encoding NXPE family member 3-like, protein MSVNVWKYILIILTMFGIILLLRNITTEESWKYHTVSPPYKVQNRNQSSNPFKNLPTFPHKRTFCPHLYQPLSPEEELEERNLLDSIAWPRPPSGSEPLNLSQTSDPAHSLFTIVTSQNNHSWYVGDQLEVQIHLHDFKGQPKRYGGDLLLARLHSPKYKAGVAGEVLDHKNGLYSARFPLLWEGSAQVEVMMVHSNEAIAVLQRLREKRPDRVYFSSIFRQGKRSEKMVCNLCLPQDKKRPLCNYTDLHTGDPWYCYKPKMLSCDTRNNHFMGGPLKNIISNKEALLFQSGVNLKYPIHASTSDTIVVLPPRKENGSQIHDRVKLATSGYYYQGIWRPLGGVTKRQFDGASITQCLTNKLVYLYGDSTMRQWFEYLVTVLPGIKEFRQERTLMVGPCMAVDSTHNILLKYYFHGPPVVTRNNIMAHKLRYIANELDGLTGGPNTVVALSIWAHFTPFPVEVYIHRLRHIRKAVVRLLDRAPRTMVVVRMVNPRALTRDLSLVFSDWFSLQLNAVLHATFKDLNVMWVDAWQMCAAHYLPHNLHPPKAIVKNMVDMMLSYVCHNGTRNVV, encoded by the exons ATGTCTGTAAATGTTTGGAAATATATTCTCATCATCCTCACCATGTTCGGCATCATACTTCTCCTGCGCAACATCACAACCGAGGAA AGTTGGAAGTACCACACAGTGTCACCACCGTACAAGGTCCAGAACCGGAACCAATCATCAAATCCATTTAAAAACCTCCCAACATTTCCCCACAAGCGCACCTTCTGTCCTCATCTGTACCAGCCACTGTCCCCTGAAGAAGAGCTTGAGGAACGCAACCTGTTGGACTCCATCGCCTGGCCCCGGCCGCCCTCTGGCTCCGAACCACTCAACCTGTCCCAGACGAGTGACCCGGCCCACAGCCTGTTTACCATCGTAACCTCCCAAAACAACCACAGTTGGTACGTGGGCGACCAGCTGGAAGTGCAGATCCACCTGCATGACTTCAAAGGCCAACCCAAGCGCTACGGCGGCGATTTGCTGTTGGCTCGGTTGCACTCCCCAAAATACAAAGCGGGCGTGGCCGGGGAGGTGCTGGACCACAAGAACGGACTTTATTCCGCTCGATTCCCGCTTCTGTGGGAGGGCTCTGCTCAGGTCGAGGTCATGATGGTACACTCGAACGAGGCCATCGCCGTGCTGCAGCGACTGAGGGAGAAACGGCCCGATCGGGTGTACTTCTCCAGCATCTTTCGCCAAGGCAAGCGGTCTGAGAAGATGGTGTGCAACCTGTGCCTGCCGCAAGACAAGAAGAGGCCACTGTGCAACTACACGGACCTTCACACTGGTGACCCTTGGTATTGCTATAAGCCCAAAATGCTCAGCTGTGACACCAGAAACAACCACTTCATGGGAGGCCCCCTCAAAAACATCATCAGCAACAAGGAGGCTTTGCTCTTTCAGAG TGGCGTGAACCTTAAATATCCCATCCATGCTTCCACGTCGGACACCATCGTCGTGCTGCCTCCCAGGAAAG AAAACGGCAGTCAAATACATGATCGTGTGAAGCTGGCAACATCTGGATACTACTACCAGGGTATTTGGAGGCCATTGGGTGGCGTAACCAAGCGCCAGTTTGATGGGGCGTCCATTACTCAGTGTTTGACCAACAAGTTGGTCTACTTATACGGCGACTCCACCATGCGCCAGTGGTTCGAGTACCTCGTCACTGTGCTTCCAG GGATCAAGGAATTCAGACAGGAGCGTACCTTAATGGTGGGGCCCTGTATGGCGGTGGACAGCACCCACAACATTTTACTCAAGTATTACTTCCACGGCCCACCCGTCGTCACCCGCAACAATATCATGGCACACAAGTTACGCTACATCGCCAACGAGCTGGACGGCCTGACCGGTGGTCCCAACACGGTGGTGGCCCTCAGCATCTGGGCTCACTTCACTCCTTTCCCCGTGGAGGTGTACATACACCGCCTCCGGCATATCCGCAAGGCAGTGGTGCGACTCCTGGACCGGGCGCCGCGCACGATGGTGGTGGTCCGTATGGTCAACCCTAGGGCCCTGACTCGGGATCTCAGCCTGGTCTTCAGTGACTGGTTTTCGCTGCAACTGAACGCCGTGCTGCATGCCACGTTCAAGGATCTCAACGTTATGTGGGTGGACGCCTGGCAGATGTGCGCGGCTCACTATCTACCTCACAACCTGCACCCTCCTAAGGCCATTGTCAAAAATATGGTAGACATGATGTTGTCTTACGTTTGCCATAACGGGACCAGGAACGTTGTATGA